Within the Pseudomonas mendocina genome, the region ATATAGGTCATGGATTCGTCGTAGCGACCGGCGCGTGCCAGCTGCACGGCGGCGGCGCGTTGCGCGTCGATGTTGCCTGGTGCGTTGCTGGCCCAGATCAATGCGCTGTCCAGGGCAGCCTGTTCGGCGCCAAGGTATTCGGCAATGCGGAAGGCGCGCTCGGCGACGCCGGCATCGCCGGTGATCTGCGCCTGCTGCACGTAGTTGCCGAGGGCGATGTCGAAGCGGTTGCGCTGTCCGGCCAGCTCGGCGGTGAGCAGGGCGAACAGGCTTTCCTGGCTGAACGAGCCGTACTCGCTCGGTTCCAGCTGGGTGGTCTGGTCAGCTTCCTGTACCGGCGGAGTACCGTCCGGCTCGCTGGGGGCGAAGGTTTGGCAGCCGCTGAGGAAGGCGAATGCGGTGAGCAACGCGAGGGGTCTGTTCATAGTGCCTTGTCGTGCGTTATTCCGGGGCGAGGGCCGTGCTGGCTCGTGCCCTGCGACGTTCGCGGCATCATGACACAAGCCTTGGAGCAAGCCCACTGGCCTGGACGATGCGGCGAACTGTCTATTGGGACAATAGGTCGCGGGAGTTGTTCTCTCGGGGGCGAAGTAGGACAATTGCCGGCTCTCGTACTGCCCCTCAGCGACCCTGCATGGCCTTTATCGCCCTCGGTATCAACCACAAGACCGCCTCGGTAGAGGTGCGCGAGCGCGTTGCCTTCACCCCTGAGCAACTGGTCGAGGCACTGCAGCAGCTGTGTCGGCTGACGCCCAGTCGCGAGGCCGCGATCCTCTCTACCTGCAACCGCAGCGAACTGTACCTGGAGCAGGATCAGCTGAGCAGCGACGAAGTGTTGCAGTGGCTGGCCAACTATCATCGCCTGAGCATCGACGAGCTGCGTGCCTGTGCCTATGTGCACAGTGAGCAGGACGCGGTGCGCCACATGATGCGCGTGGCCTGCGGGCTGGACTCCATGGTCCTCGGCGAGCCGCAGATTCTCGGCCAGCTCAAATCAGCCTACGCCGTGGCGCGTGAGGCGGGCACCGTCGGCCCGCTGCTCGGGCGCCTGTTCCAGGCCACCTTCAGTACCGCCAAGACCGTGCGCACCGACACCGCCATTGGCGAGAACCCGGTGTCCGTAGCCTTCGCTGCGGTCAGCCTGGCCAAGCAGATCTTCGCCGACCTCAATCGCAGCCAGGCGCTGCTGATCGGCGCTGGCGAAACCATCAGCCTGGTGGCGCGCCATCTGCATGATCAAGGCATCAAGCGCATCGTCGTTGCCAACCGAACGCTGGAGCGCGCCAGCCAGTTGGCCGAGCAGTTCGGCGCGCATGCTGTGCTGCTCTCGGACATTCCCGATGAGCTGGCGCACAGCGATATCGTCATCAGCTCCACTGCCAGCCAACTACCGATTCTCGGCAAGGGGGCCGTGGAAAGTGCGCT harbors:
- the hemA gene encoding glutamyl-tRNA reductase, with product MAFIALGINHKTASVEVRERVAFTPEQLVEALQQLCRLTPSREAAILSTCNRSELYLEQDQLSSDEVLQWLANYHRLSIDELRACAYVHSEQDAVRHMMRVACGLDSMVLGEPQILGQLKSAYAVAREAGTVGPLLGRLFQATFSTAKTVRTDTAIGENPVSVAFAAVSLAKQIFADLNRSQALLIGAGETISLVARHLHDQGIKRIVVANRTLERASQLAEQFGAHAVLLSDIPDELAHSDIVISSTASQLPILGKGAVESALKKRKHKPIFMVDIAVPRDIEPQVGELDDVYLYTVDDLHEVIEENLKSRQGAAQAAEELVAAGTDDFMQRLRELAAVDVLKAYRQQAERLRDEELAKAQRMLVNGSNPEDVLAQLARGLTNKLLHAPSVRMKKLTAEGRIDALSLAQELFALDESAPQDKGLQ